The Oxalobacteraceae bacterium OTU3CINTB1 genome includes a window with the following:
- a CDS encoding HAMP domain-containing histidine kinase — MIRKIDVALGGMLKRDLLWLWTAIAAMVLLLVWLLLQLGRQGADWQIPAARARAAVLCQIMRAGGERIDVGATGDTATARAIVDMALREDAGVEGGLWDRQRGVFAYAFPTYDGSGAKTDVPAAESPRLAALSEQALAASAAVDEVRPGLREAVVYSACPVAANVAGWTLTRVATIADGALRHLILALSLLLGSLVLAGAGFALLLTRWGREAQRLSALLVASERMAALGGLAAGLAHEIRNPLGTIRMKVDNALAAPPERRQARTEAALHTTLAQVQRLETLVASLLALTRSFHPQRAPVAMADWLTQRVRQHAEAAADLGVTLSLDLQPGLDEAARAAALFDPGQMERVIDNLVLNALAHTAAGGHIQLGAARDGAVLRLWVADDGSGVPPALRATLFDPLVTGRDGGTGLGLAVVREVIQAHGGQVALGDQQASGTRIELELPWP; from the coding sequence ATGATACGAAAGATCGATGTGGCGCTGGGCGGAATGTTAAAACGCGATCTGCTGTGGCTTTGGACGGCCATCGCGGCCATGGTCCTGCTATTGGTCTGGTTGCTGCTGCAACTGGGCCGCCAGGGCGCCGACTGGCAGATTCCGGCGGCCCGCGCGCGCGCCGCCGTGCTGTGCCAGATCATGCGCGCCGGCGGCGAACGCATCGACGTCGGCGCCACGGGCGACACCGCGACGGCGCGCGCCATCGTCGACATGGCCCTGCGCGAGGACGCCGGCGTCGAGGGCGGCCTGTGGGACCGGCAGCGCGGCGTGTTCGCCTACGCCTTCCCGACCTACGACGGCAGCGGCGCCAAGACCGACGTGCCGGCGGCCGAATCCCCCCGGCTCGCGGCGCTGTCGGAGCAGGCGCTGGCCGCCAGCGCCGCCGTCGACGAGGTGCGGCCGGGATTGCGCGAGGCGGTCGTCTACAGCGCCTGCCCGGTGGCCGCCAACGTCGCCGGCTGGACCCTGACCCGGGTGGCGACCATCGCCGATGGCGCGCTCCGGCATCTGATCCTGGCCCTCAGCTTGCTATTGGGCTCATTGGTGCTGGCCGGCGCCGGCTTCGCCCTGCTGCTCACGCGGTGGGGACGCGAGGCGCAACGCCTGTCGGCGCTGCTGGTGGCCAGCGAGCGCATGGCCGCACTGGGCGGCCTGGCGGCCGGCCTGGCGCATGAGATCCGCAACCCGCTCGGCACCATCCGCATGAAGGTGGACAACGCCCTGGCGGCGCCGCCGGAGCGGCGCCAGGCGCGCACGGAGGCGGCGCTGCACACCACGCTGGCGCAAGTACAGCGGCTCGAAACGCTGGTGGCCAGCCTGCTCGCGTTGACGCGCTCCTTCCATCCACAACGCGCGCCTGTGGCGATGGCGGACTGGCTCACACAGCGCGTCCGGCAGCACGCAGAAGCGGCCGCCGATCTTGGCGTGACGCTCAGCCTCGACCTGCAGCCGGGCCTCGACGAGGCCGCGCGCGCCGCGGCGCTGTTCGACCCGGGACAAATGGAACGCGTGATCGACAACCTGGTATTGAACGCGCTGGCCCACACCGCCGCCGGTGGCCATATTCAGCTTGGCGCGGCGCGCGATGGCGCGGTGCTGCGCCTGTGGGTGGCCGACGACGGCAGCGGCGTGCCGCCCGCGCTGCGCGCCACGCTGTTCGATCCGCTCGTCACCGGCCGCGATGGCGGCACCGGGCTGGGACTTGCCGTGGTGCGCGAAGTGATCCAGGCCCACGGCGGCCAGGTAGCGCTTGGCGACCAGCAGGCCAGCGGTACCCGCATCGAACTGGAGCTGCCATGGCCATGA
- a CDS encoding heavy metal translocating P-type ATPase, which yields MTSTAEKTVSQSIKIEGMSCASCVGRVERVLAAVEGVDQVSVNLATEMARVESAHPIDFGVLQQAIDKAGYQAKPAPAPFAPAAPAVIAPGASGYAVLLAALLSLPLVLPMLLEPAGVHWMLDGRIQFLLATPVQFWLGARFYRAGWLAARARSGNMDLLVAIGTSAAYGLSVYQLLTATSAMPHLYFEASAVVITLVLLGKWLEARAKRQTTSAIRALQVLRPESARVRRGDQDVDVPIAQVLPGEMVVVRPGERIAVDGVVVEGASHVDEALITGESLPVARHAGDRVTGGAINGEGMLLVRVTAVGAESTLARIIRLVEDAQAAKAPVQHLVDRVSAVFVPVVLVLALLTLVGWWLASGDGEIAIINAVAVLVIACPCALGLATPAAIMAGTGVAARHGILIKDAEALELAHRITTVAFDKTGTLTEGKPSLAVCEPVPGTIDKTRLLQLAAAVQRGSEHALARAVQQAAEGESADAMTAADISALPGRGVAATVDGMRLILGSTRLMAEQGVALTALAARAAELEQQGLTVSWLAAQSPQPARLLGLLAFGDRIKPQARAAIEALHALNIETVLLTGDNQGSADHVGATLGIQRVIANMLPADKAATIGAMKRHNQCIAMVGDGINDAPALAAADVGIAMSGGTDVAMHAAGVTLMRGDPALVAAAISISRRSYSKIRQNLFWAFIYNLVGIPLAAFGLLNPMVAGAAMALSSVSVISNALLLRRWKPQAQPADEGGKV from the coding sequence ATGACTTCAACCGCTGAAAAAACAGTCTCGCAATCGATCAAAATCGAGGGCATGAGTTGCGCCTCCTGTGTCGGACGCGTGGAGCGCGTGCTCGCCGCCGTGGAGGGCGTCGACCAGGTCAGCGTCAACCTGGCCACCGAGATGGCGCGCGTGGAGTCGGCGCATCCGATCGATTTCGGCGTGCTGCAACAGGCGATCGACAAAGCCGGCTACCAGGCCAAGCCCGCACCGGCGCCTTTCGCTCCCGCCGCCCCGGCGGTGATCGCCCCCGGCGCCAGCGGCTACGCCGTGCTGCTCGCGGCGCTATTGTCGTTGCCGCTGGTGCTGCCGATGCTGCTCGAACCGGCCGGTGTCCATTGGATGCTCGACGGCCGCATTCAATTCCTGCTGGCGACGCCGGTGCAGTTCTGGCTCGGCGCGCGCTTCTACCGGGCCGGCTGGCTGGCCGCGCGCGCCCGCAGCGGCAATATGGATTTGCTGGTGGCGATCGGCACCAGCGCCGCCTACGGTTTGAGCGTCTACCAATTGCTGACCGCCACCTCCGCCATGCCGCATCTGTATTTCGAGGCGTCGGCCGTCGTCATCACGCTGGTGTTGCTGGGTAAATGGCTGGAGGCGCGCGCCAAGCGGCAGACCACGTCGGCGATCCGCGCGCTGCAGGTGCTGCGGCCGGAATCTGCGCGTGTGCGGCGCGGCGACCAGGATGTCGATGTGCCGATCGCGCAGGTGCTCCCCGGCGAGATGGTGGTGGTGCGGCCGGGCGAACGCATCGCCGTCGACGGCGTGGTGGTCGAAGGCGCCAGCCACGTGGACGAAGCGCTGATCACCGGCGAGAGCCTGCCCGTGGCACGCCACGCAGGCGATCGCGTGACCGGGGGCGCGATCAACGGCGAAGGCATGCTGCTGGTGCGCGTGACGGCGGTCGGCGCCGAAAGCACCCTGGCGCGCATTATCCGCCTGGTGGAGGACGCGCAGGCGGCCAAGGCGCCGGTGCAGCATCTGGTGGACCGCGTCAGCGCGGTGTTCGTGCCGGTGGTGCTGGTGCTGGCGCTGTTGACGTTGGTGGGCTGGTGGCTGGCGTCCGGCGATGGCGAGATTGCCATCATCAACGCGGTGGCGGTGCTGGTGATCGCCTGTCCGTGCGCGTTGGGACTGGCCACGCCCGCCGCCATCATGGCCGGCACCGGCGTGGCCGCGCGCCACGGCATCCTGATCAAGGATGCGGAGGCGCTGGAGCTGGCGCACCGCATCACCACCGTGGCCTTCGATAAAACCGGCACGCTGACCGAAGGAAAACCGTCGCTGGCGGTGTGCGAGCCGGTGCCCGGCACCATCGACAAAACGCGCCTGCTGCAGTTGGCGGCCGCGGTGCAACGGGGCAGTGAGCACGCGCTGGCCCGCGCGGTGCAGCAAGCCGCCGAAGGAGAATCGGCCGATGCGATGACCGCCGCCGACATCAGCGCCTTGCCGGGACGCGGCGTCGCCGCCACGGTCGACGGCATGCGGCTGATCCTCGGCAGCACGCGCCTGATGGCGGAGCAGGGCGTCGCGCTCACCGCGCTGGCGGCGCGCGCCGCCGAACTTGAACAGCAAGGATTGACCGTCTCGTGGCTTGCCGCGCAGTCGCCGCAACCGGCCCGCTTACTGGGTTTGCTGGCCTTCGGCGACCGTATCAAGCCGCAGGCCCGCGCCGCGATCGAAGCGCTGCACGCGCTGAATATCGAGACCGTGCTGCTCACAGGGGACAACCAGGGCAGCGCCGATCACGTGGGTGCGACGCTTGGCATCCAGCGGGTGATCGCCAACATGCTGCCGGCTGATAAAGCGGCCACCATCGGCGCCATGAAGCGGCATAACCAGTGCATCGCGATGGTCGGCGACGGCATCAACGACGCGCCGGCGCTGGCCGCCGCCGATGTCGGCATCGCCATGTCCGGCGGCACCGACGTCGCCATGCATGCCGCCGGCGTTACGTTGATGCGCGGCGATCCGGCGCTGGTGGCGGCCGCCATCTCGATCTCGCGCCGCAGCTATAGCAAAATCCGCCAGAATCTTTTCTGGGCTTTTATCTATAACCTGGTCGGCATTCCGCTGGCCGCCTTCGGCTTGCTCAACCCGATGGTTGCCGGCGCCGCGATGGCGCTCAGCTCCGTGAGCGTGATCAGCAACGCGCTGCTGCTGCGCCGCTGGAAGCCGCAGGCGCAACCGGCTGATGAAGGAGGGAAGGTATGA
- the cueR gene encoding Cu(I)-responsive transcriptional regulator, translating to MNIGQAASATGVSAKMIRYYESIALIPPGRRSESGYRIYGENDLHALRFVKRARTLGFSLDQIRDLLSLWQNKERASADVKRIALGHVEELNQRIAELTEMRDTLQTLARCCKGNDRPDCPILQSLADPK from the coding sequence ATGAATATCGGACAAGCGGCCAGCGCCACCGGCGTCTCGGCCAAGATGATCCGCTACTACGAGAGCATCGCGCTGATTCCGCCGGGGCGGCGCAGCGAATCGGGCTACCGAATCTATGGCGAGAACGACCTGCACGCGCTGCGCTTCGTCAAGCGCGCTCGCACGCTTGGCTTCTCGCTCGACCAGATCCGCGACCTGCTGTCGCTGTGGCAGAACAAGGAACGCGCCAGCGCCGACGTGAAAAGAATCGCCCTCGGCCATGTCGAGGAGCTCAACCAGCGCATCGCCGAACTGACCGAAATGCGCGACACGCTGCAAACGCTGGCGCGCTGTTGCAAGGGCAATGACCGGCCCGATTGTCCGATTCTCCAAAGCCTCGCCGATCCGAAATAG
- a CDS encoding MotA/TolQ/ExbB proton channel family protein — MPNLPADAVIRSIETLLYSISNVLYLPVLAGIAALTLYMLVCFGTFGAEWIERRRGVRMLVATARHDMAAVLTAQEGEPGLDARLERVVQRADAAGVRRLDGVRFVVRVGPALGLMGTLIPMGISLAGLAQGNLPKMAESMTTAFTATVVGLACSVCAYVLSLVREHWLRSDLTDIAYAAETMLATHANKPHLMRVEA; from the coding sequence ATGCCTAACCTGCCTGCCGACGCGGTCATCCGCTCGATCGAGACGCTGCTGTACTCCATTTCCAACGTGCTGTATTTGCCCGTGCTGGCGGGGATCGCCGCGCTGACCTTGTACATGCTGGTGTGCTTCGGCACCTTCGGCGCCGAATGGATCGAGCGCCGGCGCGGCGTGCGCATGCTGGTGGCGACCGCCCGCCACGACATGGCGGCCGTGCTGACCGCGCAGGAGGGCGAGCCGGGACTCGATGCGCGGCTCGAGCGCGTGGTGCAGCGCGCCGACGCCGCCGGCGTGCGCCGCCTGGACGGCGTGCGCTTTGTAGTGCGGGTCGGCCCGGCGCTCGGACTGATGGGCACCCTGATCCCGATGGGTATTTCACTGGCCGGTCTGGCGCAGGGCAATTTGCCGAAGATGGCCGAATCGATGACCACCGCCTTCACCGCCACCGTGGTCGGCCTGGCGTGCAGCGTATGCGCCTATGTTCTGAGCCTGGTGCGCGAGCATTGGCTGCGCAGCGACCTGACCGACATCGCCTACGCCGCCGAAACCATGCTGGCGACGCACGCGAACAAACCGCACCTGATGCGCGTGGAGGCCTGA